In Bdellovibrionales bacterium, one genomic interval encodes:
- a CDS encoding DUF1820 family protein → MASKSSTAVCYVVTYRDHKDNSIHELKVRNIEDSSLGLSFIALSGFIFETEGIIVRPEEETKRQHFEKIKTLHLSIYSVISIAEVGADTPKLAFKKDKSNLFVLPTDPHNNKHPE, encoded by the coding sequence ATGGCGAGTAAATCTTCTACAGCGGTTTGTTACGTAGTGACTTACCGCGATCATAAAGACAATTCGATTCACGAACTTAAAGTTCGCAACATCGAAGACTCTTCATTGGGTCTTAGTTTTATTGCTTTATCAGGTTTTATTTTCGAAACCGAGGGCATCATTGTTCGTCCCGAAGAAGAAACGAAACGTCAGCACTTTGAAAAAATTAAAACTCTGCATCTCTCGATTTACTCGGTGATCTCCATTGCCGAGGTCGGAGCTGATACACCTAAACTTGCTTTTAAAAAGGATAAATCAAATCTTTTTGTTTTGCCGACGGATCCCCACAACAATAAGCATCCGGAATGA